The Thermus brockianus genome window below encodes:
- a CDS encoding iron chaperone — MAGAQDPEAVLAAIALWPEPDRSLALRLHALVQEAAPHLTLRLWYGMPAYALKGKVVCFFQPAHRFKTRYATLGFTDQARLDQGRMWPVAFALKDLGLEEEAQVQALLRRAVG; from the coding sequence ATGGCCGGCGCCCAAGACCCAGAGGCGGTGCTGGCGGCCATCGCCCTTTGGCCCGAGCCCGACCGCTCCTTGGCCCTCCGCCTCCACGCCCTCGTCCAGGAAGCGGCCCCCCACCTCACCCTGCGGCTTTGGTACGGCATGCCGGCCTACGCCCTTAAGGGCAAGGTGGTTTGCTTCTTCCAGCCCGCCCACCGTTTTAAAACCCGCTACGCCACCTTGGGTTTCACCGACCAGGCTCGGTTGGACCAGGGGAGGATGTGGCCGGTGGCCTTCGCCCTAAAGGACCTGGGCCTCGAGGAGGAGGCCCAGGTCCAAGCCCTTCTGCGCCGGGCCGTGGGCTAG
- the prfB gene encoding peptide chain release factor 2 (programmed frameshift) — MDLDLLAKRLESLRGYLDIPGKEARLKELNQRLEDPTLWQNPEEARRISQEAARHRRVVDTFRQLESDLQGLLELWEELPAEEREALRPELEEAAGKLEDLYHETLLAFPHAEKNAILTIQPGAGGTEACDWAEMLLRMYTRFAERQGFQVEVVDLTPGPEAGIDYAQLLIKGENAYGLLSPEAGVHRLVRPSPFDASGRRHTSFAGVEVMPEVDDTVEVVIRPEDLRIDVFRSQGHGGQGVNTTDSAVRIVHLPTGITVTCQATRSQIKNKELAMKVLRSRLFELEWKKKQEELRKLKGEVRPIEWGSQIRSYVLDKQYVKDHRTGLMRFDPQNVLDGDLLDFIWAGLEWKAGRRQAAEEVEAD, encoded by the exons ATGGACCTGGACCTTCTCGCCAAACGCCTAGAGAGCCTCCGGGGGTATCTT GACATCCCCGGAAAGGAAGCCCGGCTCAAAGAGCTAAACCAGCGCCTCGAGGACCCCACCCTCTGGCAGAACCCGGAGGAGGCCCGCCGGATAAGCCAGGAAGCAGCCCGCCACCGGCGGGTGGTGGACACCTTCCGCCAGCTGGAAAGCGACCTCCAGGGCCTCCTGGAGCTTTGGGAGGAGCTTCCCGCCGAGGAGCGGGAGGCCCTAAGGCCCGAGCTGGAGGAGGCGGCCGGAAAGCTAGAGGACCTCTACCACGAAACCCTCCTCGCCTTCCCCCACGCCGAGAAGAACGCCATCCTCACTATCCAGCCCGGGGCGGGGGGCACGGAAGCCTGCGACTGGGCGGAGATGCTCCTAAGGATGTACACCCGCTTCGCCGAGCGCCAGGGCTTCCAGGTGGAGGTGGTGGACCTCACCCCGGGGCCGGAGGCGGGGATTGACTACGCCCAGCTCCTCATCAAGGGGGAGAACGCCTACGGCCTCCTTTCCCCCGAGGCGGGGGTCCACCGCCTGGTGCGCCCCTCCCCCTTTGACGCCTCGGGCCGCCGCCACACCTCCTTCGCCGGGGTGGAGGTGATGCCGGAGGTGGACGATACCGTGGAGGTGGTGATCCGCCCCGAGGACCTGCGCATTGACGTGTTCCGCTCCCAAGGCCACGGGGGCCAAGGGGTGAACACCACGGACTCGGCGGTGCGCATCGTTCACCTGCCCACGGGCATCACCGTCACCTGCCAGGCCACCCGGAGCCAGATCAAGAACAAGGAACTGGCCATGAAGGTCCTCCGCTCCCGGCTTTTTGAGCTGGAGTGGAAGAAGAAGCAGGAGGAGCTTCGCAAGCTCAAGGGGGAGGTGCGGCCCATTGAGTGGGGAAGCCAGATCCGTAGCTACGTCCTGGACAAGCAGTACGTGAAGGACCACCGCACCGGCCTCATGCGCTTTGACCCGCAAAACGTCCTGGACGGGGACCTCTTGGACTTTATCTGGGCGGGGCTGGAATGGAAAGCGGGCCGCCGCCAGGCGGCGGAGGAGGTGGAAGCGGACTAG
- the murA gene encoding UDP-N-acetylglucosamine 1-carboxyvinyltransferase, which produces MMLTDTGRRILRIEGGSPLSGELRVYPAKNAALPILAASLLTPEPITLVEVPRLRDVEVMLELLAHLGTHYQWEGRTLHLHTPEIRNTHAPYELVGQMRASFIVWGALLARVGEGRISLPGGCAFGARPVDQHVKALRALGAEVVEEEGTFYARRLRPLSGRVVFDLPTVGGTEQAMLAVALGGEATLVQAAMEPEVEDLGRFLSMLGVEVRGLGSAIVHVKGASRLRGGRYRIIPDRIEAGTYLLAAAATRGSITLREVRPDHLDALLDKLHQAGHRLVVGPDWIRFAATPEPAPFSVEAREYPGFPTDLQPIVTAYLATVPGQSAVSDRVYPDRFTHVGELARMGAELYLRDRTLLVHGRRLHGAQVKALDIRAGGALVVAALSAEGTTEIEGVYFLERGYEHLEERLKALGARVSTAEMVLAQAAD; this is translated from the coding sequence ATGATGCTCACGGACACGGGGAGGCGGATTCTGCGGATTGAAGGGGGATCTCCCCTGTCCGGGGAGCTTCGGGTCTACCCGGCTAAAAACGCCGCCTTGCCCATTCTGGCGGCAAGCCTCCTCACCCCGGAACCCATCACCCTGGTGGAGGTGCCCAGGCTTCGGGACGTGGAGGTGATGCTGGAGCTTCTCGCCCACCTGGGGACCCATTACCAGTGGGAAGGGCGTACCCTGCACCTCCACACCCCCGAGATCCGCAACACCCACGCCCCTTACGAGCTGGTGGGGCAGATGCGGGCGAGCTTCATCGTCTGGGGTGCCCTCTTGGCCCGGGTAGGGGAGGGCAGGATCTCCCTGCCCGGGGGGTGCGCTTTCGGCGCCCGCCCCGTGGACCAGCACGTGAAGGCCCTCCGGGCCTTGGGGGCCGAGGTGGTGGAGGAGGAAGGGACCTTCTACGCCCGGCGCCTGCGCCCCCTTTCGGGGCGGGTGGTCTTTGACCTGCCCACGGTGGGGGGAACGGAGCAGGCCATGCTGGCCGTGGCCTTGGGGGGCGAGGCCACCTTGGTCCAGGCGGCCATGGAACCGGAGGTGGAGGACCTCGGCCGCTTCCTCTCCATGCTGGGGGTGGAGGTTCGGGGCCTGGGGAGCGCCATTGTGCATGTGAAAGGGGCAAGCCGCCTAAGGGGGGGGCGCTACCGCATCATCCCGGACCGCATAGAGGCGGGCACTTACCTCCTGGCGGCGGCGGCCACCCGGGGGTCCATTACCCTGCGGGAGGTGCGGCCCGACCACCTGGACGCCCTTTTGGACAAGCTCCACCAGGCGGGGCACCGCCTGGTGGTGGGGCCCGACTGGATCCGTTTCGCGGCCACCCCCGAGCCCGCGCCTTTTTCCGTGGAGGCCCGGGAGTACCCCGGTTTCCCCACGGACCTGCAGCCCATTGTGACCGCCTACCTGGCCACGGTGCCCGGGCAAAGCGCCGTGAGCGACCGGGTTTATCCCGACCGCTTCACCCACGTGGGGGAGCTGGCCCGCATGGGGGCGGAGCTCTACCTCCGGGACCGGACGCTTTTGGTCCACGGCCGGCGCCTCCACGGGGCCCAGGTGAAGGCCCTGGACATCCGCGCTGGCGGGGCCTTGGTGGTGGCGGCCTTGAGCGCGGAAGGGACCACGGAGATTGAGGGGGTCTACTTCCTGGAGCGGGGGTACGAGCACCTGGAGGAGCGCCTCAAGGCCCTGGGAGCCCGGGTGAGCACGGCGGAGATGGTCTTGGCCCAGGCGGCAGACTAG
- a CDS encoding transcriptional regulator: protein MPKKEKKRLQVVISEEQDALLTRAAYALSSPERLVSKSEVVRLAIAKIVQELEQGKEELAELLKRLEPEEETS, encoded by the coding sequence ATGCCCAAGAAGGAGAAGAAGCGGCTACAGGTGGTCATCTCCGAGGAACAGGACGCCCTCTTGACCCGGGCGGCCTACGCCCTCTCCAGCCCCGAGCGCCTGGTTTCCAAGTCGGAGGTGGTGCGCCTGGCCATCGCCAAAATCGTCCAGGAACTGGAGCAAGGGAAGGAGGAGCTGGCCGAACTCCTGAAACGCCTGGAACCCGAGGAAGAAACCTCCTAA